A single window of Drosophila suzukii chromosome 3, CBGP_Dsuzu_IsoJpt1.0, whole genome shotgun sequence DNA harbors:
- the Slc45-1 gene encoding membrane-associated transporter protein: MVGVAADASRSDQLSSAKNPMIKYMLKTRENHAREQDRDYSHVFRRKTRFEMFRLSAIAMAIEFAYAAETSFVSPILLQIGVDHKHMSMTWGLSPLIGFFVSPLLGSISDRCHLRWGRRRPIISILSFGIMCGLILVPYGKDLGLLLGDAGYTYAEPALNFTSSAAGSVAALVSGESATGPSASNYKFAVILTILGMVLLDFDADTCQTPARTYLLDMCVPEEQPKAMTMFALFAGFGGTIGYAIGGVDWETTHIGSFMGGNIPTVFTLVTIIFAVCYLITVTTFREIPLPLIEQDELLRPLSEQAIKKELKKKNNTIYYIQETTQLELQMATDDPKREEALQGSYQNGYSPALEKQNKAMDLETQSDYDAPVSLKAYLKSIFIMPYSMRMLALTNLFCWMGHVTYCLYFTDFVGEAVFHGDPTAAPGSEAALNYEAGVRFGCWGMSIYAFSCSIYSLSVTKLMKWFGTRAVYISGMVYYGIGMLVLGLWPTKWGVLVFSTSAGILYGTIFTVPFILVARYHAKNCFGIKNGETVPLKQARGLGTDVAIISSMVFIAQLIVSLSVGPLVSWMNTTCAVLYASTFLSFLAAIAAMFVLYV, translated from the exons ATGGTTGGAGTTGCAGCCGATGCCTCACGGTCGGATCAGCTGTCCTCCGCGAAGAACCCTATGATCAAGTACATGTTGAAGACCCGGGAGAATCATGCTCGTGAGCAGGATCGGGACTACTCGCATGTCTTCCGCCGGAAGACTAGGTTCGAGATGTTCCGTTTGTCCGCCATTGCGATGGCCATTGAGTTTGCCTATGCAGCGGAAACGAGTTTCGTATCCCCGATCCTGTTACAGATCGGTGTGGATCATAAACATATGTCCATGACCTGGGGACTGTCACCTCTGATTGGATTCTTCGTGTCCCCGCTACTGGGAAGTATTAGCGATCGTTGCCATCTTCGTTGGGGTCGCCGACGTCCAATTATTTCGATATTATCCTTTGGCATCATGTGCGGCTTGATCCTGGTGCCCTATGGCAAGGACTTGGGTCTGCTTCTAGGCGATGCTGGATATACCTACGCAGAGCCTGCCTTGAACTTCACCTCCTCTGCGGCAGGATCAGTGGCTGCTTTGGTCTCGGGTGAGAGCGCGACAGGACCCTCTGCTTCCAACTACAAATTCGCAGTGATCCTTACTATATTGGGAATGGTACTTCTCGATTTCGATGCGGACACCTGTCAGACACCTGCCCGCACCTATTTGCTGGACATGTGTGTTCCAGAGGAGCAGCCAAAAGCGATGACAATGTTTGCATTGTTCGCAGGATTCGGAGGAACCATTGGATATGCCATTGGAGGAGTAGATTGGGAGACCACGCACATTGGCAGTTTTATGGGTGGAAATATACCCACTGTATTTACCCTGGTCACCATTATATTCGCGGTGTGCTATCTTATTACGGTGACCACATTCCGCGAGATTCCACTGCCTTTGATCGAGCAGGATGAGCTGTTGAGACCCCTTTCCGAACAGGCCATCAAGAAGGAGTTGAAAAAGAAGAATAATACCATCTATTATATCCAGGAGACCACCCAGTTGGAACTGCAAATGGCCACCGATGATCCGAAGAGGGAGGAGGCATTGCAGGGTAGTTACCAAAATGGATATTCACCGGCCCTGGAAAAGCAAAACAAGGCAATGGATTTGGAGACCCAGTCGGACTACGATGCTCCCGTGTCCCTGAAAGCCTATCTAAAGAGCATATTTATCATGCCCTATTCGATGAGAATGCTGGCTTTAACCAATCTGTTCTGCTGGATGGGCCACGTCACCTATTGTCTTTACTTTACGGACTTTGTGGGCGAGGCAGTCTTCCATGGGGATCCCACAGCTGCTCCCGGTTCCGAGGCCGCCTTGAACTACGAAGCTGGAGTTCGATTTGGATGCTGGGGAATGTCCATATACGCATTTTCCTGCTCCATTTACTCGCTGTCCGTGACCAAGCTGATGAAGTGGTTCGG CACCAGGGCTGTTTACATTAGTGGCATGGTCTACTATGGTATCGGAATGCTGGTGCTCGGCTTGTGGCCCACCAAATGGGGAGTCTTGGTGTTTAGTACATCTGCGGGTATTCTCTATGGAACTATCTTCACGGTGCCTTTCATACTGGTGGCTAGATATCATGCCAAAAATTGT TTCGGCATTAAAAACGGCGAGACTGTGCCGCTGAAACAGGCTCGAGGTCTGGGTACCGATGTGGCCATCATAAGCAGCATGGTGTTTATTGCCCAGTTAATTGTCTCACTATCCGTGGGTCCACTAGTATCCTGGATGAACACAACCTGTGCCGTGCTATATGCCTCGACGTTCTTGTCCTTTTTGGCGGCCATAGCTGCCATGTTTGTGTTATATGTCTAG